One part of the Tunicatimonas pelagia genome encodes these proteins:
- a CDS encoding o-succinylbenzoate synthase, translating to MPLSTSFTKHTLQFTFRAGTSRGTLTEHNTYFLLLASGDTVGIGECAPLKGLSPDYRPDLEKKIQDVLSKIEGSPLPEDEEAISSFIDKHIPPNFPALRFGLETALRDLLYGGQHKIFPSVFQNNSFYPIPINGLVWMGDREFMKQQIDEKLAQGFNCIKLKIGAIDFATELSLLAYIREHYSAEEITIRVDANGAFSPEEAPAKLQQLAEYDLHSIEQPIASGQIEEMRQLCKVTPLPIALDEELIGVYDLTSKTELLDQIQPQYIILKPTLLGGLAATAQWIQLAEARSIDWWMTSALESNIGLNAIAQFAAYRQVTMPQGLGTGKLYHNNISSPLHIQQGNLHYLPDQPWDLSPIIL from the coding sequence ATGCCACTTTCAACCAGTTTCACTAAGCACACGCTACAGTTTACCTTCCGAGCGGGCACTTCCCGAGGAACGCTCACTGAACACAACACCTATTTTCTGCTGCTGGCAAGCGGCGATACTGTCGGCATCGGGGAATGTGCTCCGCTGAAAGGGCTAAGCCCCGACTACCGCCCGGATTTGGAAAAAAAAATTCAGGATGTTTTAAGTAAGATAGAGGGCTCACCTTTACCAGAAGATGAAGAAGCGATTAGCAGTTTTATTGATAAGCACATTCCTCCCAACTTTCCCGCCCTTCGGTTTGGACTAGAAACCGCTCTACGCGATCTGCTCTACGGCGGTCAGCATAAAATCTTCCCTTCGGTCTTTCAAAACAATAGCTTCTACCCTATCCCGATCAATGGCTTGGTTTGGATGGGCGATCGAGAATTTATGAAGCAGCAGATTGATGAAAAACTGGCGCAGGGGTTCAACTGTATAAAACTAAAAATCGGAGCAATTGACTTTGCGACCGAACTGTCGTTGCTGGCTTATATTCGAGAGCACTATTCTGCCGAAGAAATAACGATTCGGGTAGATGCCAACGGAGCTTTTTCACCGGAGGAAGCCCCAGCAAAGCTTCAGCAGTTAGCTGAGTACGACTTACATTCTATTGAGCAACCTATCGCTTCTGGTCAGATTGAAGAAATGCGGCAGCTTTGTAAAGTCACCCCGTTGCCCATTGCCCTAGACGAAGAACTCATCGGGGTTTATGATCTTACTTCAAAAACTGAACTGCTCGACCAGATTCAGCCTCAGTACATTATTCTAAAACCTACCTTGCTGGGCGGACTAGCAGCTACCGCGCAGTGGATTCAACTCGCCGAAGCGCGAAGCATTGACTGGTGGATGACTTCTGCCTTGGAATCTAATATTGGATTAAATGCCATCGCCCAATTTGCCGCCTATAGACAAGTAACTATGCCTCAAGGGTTGGGCACTGGAAAACTCTACCATAATAACATCTCATCCCCACTTCACATCCAGCAGGGTAACCTGCATTACCTTCCCGATCAGCCCTGGGATTTATCCCCTATCATTTTGTAA
- a CDS encoding DUF6600 domain-containing protein, whose translation MKALHRFFRISLILGLFSLVAPVSESKAQGHVSFDIFYNELSPYGDWVYNNRYGQVWVPNVRRGFRPYVTRGHWIMTDYGNTWVSDYSWGWAPFHYGRWYLDDFYGWAWVPGYDWGPAWVAWRSGGNHYGWAPLSPGLNINVSINIGRRIPSNYWAFVPHRYITSPRIYDYCLPRRRVRNVYHQTTIINNTYVYNDQHHYYSGPQVREIERVTRRRVAVRQVRPAQRPGAPALRSNSVTMYQPRTRSSRSSNSRVSSGRIQTNRSSYRTSSPSRSSYDQATRSSATRSSSRSLSTPNTRSRADYSTVNRANRSSSTSTRDASRYSRSGSREARTEQSAHSRTTAPRERSSVNSRSQSNRSSARYNRSSTQRSPTVQSGSSAKTNRRSSVSSSRSSAPSSRTNVSRSRSSQSSSNRSSVNRSSSSRRSTGSSVGRSNSSTNRSSRSATTRSSRNRPK comes from the coding sequence ATGAAAGCTCTCCATAGATTTTTCCGAATAAGTTTGATACTAGGGCTATTCAGTTTAGTAGCTCCCGTATCGGAAAGTAAAGCGCAAGGGCATGTTTCTTTCGATATTTTCTATAATGAGTTATCCCCCTACGGTGATTGGGTTTATAACAATCGCTACGGTCAGGTGTGGGTTCCTAATGTGCGACGAGGTTTTCGGCCTTACGTTACCCGAGGGCACTGGATTATGACCGATTATGGTAACACTTGGGTTTCTGATTACAGTTGGGGATGGGCGCCGTTTCACTACGGACGATGGTACCTGGATGACTTTTACGGCTGGGCTTGGGTTCCGGGTTATGATTGGGGACCAGCTTGGGTAGCTTGGCGTTCGGGCGGTAACCACTACGGCTGGGCACCACTTTCGCCCGGATTAAACATAAATGTTTCCATCAATATCGGTCGACGAATTCCTAGTAATTACTGGGCGTTTGTACCTCATCGTTACATTACCAGCCCTCGGATTTACGATTATTGTTTACCGCGTCGTCGGGTAAGAAATGTTTATCATCAGACGACGATTATCAATAATACCTACGTGTATAATGACCAGCACCACTACTATAGTGGCCCTCAGGTTCGGGAAATTGAGCGAGTAACTCGTCGTCGGGTGGCGGTTCGCCAAGTGCGACCCGCCCAGCGACCGGGTGCTCCAGCATTGCGAAGCAATTCAGTAACAATGTACCAACCACGCACTAGAAGTAGCCGTAGTTCTAACTCAAGAGTTAGTTCAGGGCGAATTCAGACAAACCGAAGTAGCTATCGAACTAGCTCGCCCAGTCGTTCTTCGTACGATCAGGCTACTCGATCCTCCGCGACCCGATCATCGTCACGATCATTGTCGACACCGAATACGCGCAGTCGGGCTGATTACTCTACTGTAAATCGGGCTAATAGATCAAGTAGTACTAGCACTCGGGACGCCAGTCGCTATTCTCGCTCTGGCAGTCGGGAAGCTCGTACCGAACAGAGTGCTCATAGTAGAACTACTGCGCCTCGGGAACGCTCTTCGGTTAATAGTCGGAGCCAGAGCAACCGTTCTTCAGCTCGGTACAACCGAAGTTCTACTCAGCGATCTCCGACGGTGCAGTCAGGTAGTTCAGCGAAGACGAACCGACGATCATCCGTTAGCTCAAGTCGTTCATCGGCACCATCGAGCCGAACGAATGTTAGTCGCTCTCGTTCGTCACAGAGCAGTAGCAATCGTTCAAGCGTAAACCGCTCTTCCTCTTCGCGAAGAAGTACCGGCTCTAGTGTTGGTCGTTCTAATTCTTCAACAAACAGAAGTTCTCGTTCAGCAACGACGCGTTCTAGCCGAAACCGACCGAAATAG